The Deltaproteobacteria bacterium genome segment ACCCCGCGCACCGCATCGTCCGGATGCTGTACGCGAAGTTCGTGACCGACCTCCCCGGGATCGGCACGCTCTTCAGCCGGCTCGGCGGCGTCGAAGCCTCGACCATGAACGGCGCGACGCTGCTCAAGCGCGGCGAGGCCGTCGGGATCTTCCCCGAGGGCGAGGAGGCGCTCGGCAAGCCGTACCACCAGGCCTATTGTCTCCGTCCGTTCCGCACCGGCGTCGCGCACCTGAGCGCGCGCCATCAGGCGCCGGTCGTCCCCGTCGCGGTGATCGGCGCCGAGGAAACGACGCGCTCCCTCTTCCGCATCCCGCAGCTGCCGCGTATGTTCCGCGTCCCCTTCATTCCCGTACCGAGCCTGCTCTATCTGCTCGGCCCGCTCGGCTACTTGCCGCTCCCCACGAAGTGGCGCATTCGCTTCGGCCCGCCCCTCATGCCCGTGCGCCCGTACCCGCGCACCCCGCGCGAACAATTCCTCCACGAACG includes the following:
- a CDS encoding acyltransferase family protein; this translates as MEEAERNGVRKTRTTARSAVDPFGFDPIARARAKPFFRFLYKYYWRVEVEGLEHLPTEGPVLLAANHSGALPFDAAMISLAVEDEHPAHRIVRMLYAKFVTDLPGIGTLFSRLGGVEASTMNGATLLKRGEAVGIFPEGEEALGKPYHQAYCLRPFRTGVAHLSARHQAPVVPVAVIGAEETTRSLFRIPQLPRMFRVPFIPVPSLLYLLGPLGYLPLPTKWRIRFGPPLMPVRPYPRTPREQFLHERAEYVRAEVQRLLDAERLRRSTVIFG